The following proteins are encoded in a genomic region of Mycoplasma sp. NEAQ87857:
- a CDS encoding RNA-binding S4 domain-containing protein, with protein MIVKIKGDSIKVSQFLKKIDEVPTGGAAKSFLLYNDVKINGEQAKGRSSKIRPGDIVWVNNTLIKVESLDQPEEK; from the coding sequence ATGATAGTAAAGATAAAAGGAGATTCAATTAAAGTTAGTCAATTTCTTAAAAAGATTGATGAAGTTCCTACAGGAGGAGCAGCAAAAAGTTTTCTATTATATAATGATGTAAAAATAAATGGAGAGCAAGCTAAAGGAAGATCAAGCAAAATTAGACCTGGAGACATTGTTTGAGTTAATAACACATTAATTAAAGTGGAATCACTAGATCAACCAGAAGAAAAATAA